The following are from one region of the Etheostoma spectabile isolate EspeVRDwgs_2016 chromosome 15, UIUC_Espe_1.0, whole genome shotgun sequence genome:
- the mchr1b gene encoding melanin-concentrating hormone receptor 1, with protein MDFSCISNSSSSPFTSPEIEEEHEQYNKVLMPSIFGVICFFGIFGNCVVIYTIVKKTKLCSQHTVPDIFIFSLSIADLLFLLGMPFLIHQLVGNGSWCFGGTMCTVITALDSNSQIVSTYILTVMTLDRYLATVHPIRFKHVRTPFVARAAVALVWLFSLVSITPVWMYAGLMRLKDGSVGCALLLPNPATDTYWFTLYQFFLAFALPWVVICAVFFKILQNMSATVAPLPQRSLRVRTRKVTRMAVAICVAFFICWAPYYILQLAHLGVQRPSFAFLYAYNIAISMGYANSCINPFIYIVLSETFKRQFIVAVRPLPRGFRVSPALADGSLSLRMAPDCSQPSQSARELLPNMLPVTVH; from the exons ATGGACTTTTCCTGCATTTCAAATTCATCTTCTTCACCCTTCACTTCGCCCGAAATAGAAGAAG AACATGAGCAGTACAACAAAGTGCTCATGCCCAGCATTTTCGGTGTCATCTGTTTCTTTGGGATCTTTGGAAACTGTGTTGTAATCTACACCATCGTGAAGAAAACCAAGTTGTGCTCCCAGCACACAGTGCCGGACATATTTATCTTCAGCTTGTCCATCGCAGACCTGCTCTTCCTCCTCGGCATGCCTTTCCTCATTCACCAGCTTGTGGGCAACGGCTCCTGGTGCTTTGGTGGCACCATGTGCACCGTCATCACGGCGCTGGACTCAAACAGCCAGATTGTCAGTACTTACATCCTGACAGTCATGACTCTGGATCGCTACCTGGCAACTGTCCATCCCATCCGCTTCAAACACGTTCGAACCCCCTTCGTGGCCAGGGCAGCGGTGGCTCTGGTGTGGCTGTTTTCTCTGGTCTCCATCACCCCAGTGTGGATGTACGCGGGACTCATGCGTCTGAAGGACGGCTCGGTAGGCTGCGCCCTCCTGCTGCCCAACCCAGCCACGGATACATACTGGTTCACCCTCTACCAGTTCTTCTTGGCCTTTGCTCTGCCTTGGGTGGTCATCTGTGCGGTCTTCTTCAAGATTCTCCAAAACATGTCGGCTACAGTTGCTCCACTGCCCCAGCGCAGCCTCAGGGTGCGGACGAGAAAGGTGACCCGCATGGCCGTGGCTATATGCGTGGCCTTCTTCATCTGCTGGGCCCCCTATTACATCTTGCAGCTGGCCCACCTCGGAGTCCAGCGGCCCAGTTTTGCTTTCCTGTACGCCTACAACATTGCTATCAGCATGGGCTACGCCAACAGCTGCATCAACCCGTTTATCTACATTGTATTGAGCGAAACGTTCAAGAGGCAGTTCATTGTAGCCGTTCGCCCGTTGCCCAGGGGTTTCAGAGTGTCCCCGGCTCTGGCCGATGGCAGTTTGAGTCTGAGGATGGCACCTGACTGCTCTCAACCATCGCAGTCAGCAAGGGAACTACTTCCAAACATGCTGCCTGTCACTGTGCACTGA